The following are from one region of the Aquirufa lenticrescens genome:
- a CDS encoding M14 family zinc carboxypeptidase encodes MKNYIALFLLLCSISLSAQIKSPEEFLGYPIGTKFTYHHQIVAYSRYLAAQSNGLAQWHVYGQTSEGREQGQMLIANLPTGVSLEQVQQNHQKRIQGEKTDPLLPVIINLSFNVHGNEAAGSEAALNTLYSLISKPNKSIPYVILIDPCINPDGRDAYVTQYNRRNYLPGGNPDPNDQEHYEGITSGRYNHFSFDLNRDWVWQTQKETQQRLKFYRSWMPMMHADFHEQSFQHSYYFPPAAKPYLNFIAQSTKDLQESVGRSFSKLFDEKKWPYFTSEVYDLLYPGYGDTYPVLNGALGMTLEQGGIRGGLISAKIDGDTISLVDRVKHHSALALNLVEWSLANAESLKTSFYGVHDKSRTTPSNKFSYYFVPEKELEKGQEFIQLLEKNNITYLKNMGVTKSTQAYDYSTLKQFTLSDKSIGLLIPAKQSSAPLIQALLDPTIALEDSMTYDITAWNLFQLNGIKAYGVNENVFTVVKDHEGERLLDLDTSVHIAYIATPKVPSLTQKLIHSAIQIGALVTFSDVQNGEIIISFTHVNNADRVKFLQKMEKLNIFLESLDSYRSKTSYDLGSTHFKPIFIPKIAVVVDPSNDVNQQGELAYFLTQKYGFKPSLIPSTQLFKSNLFNYTHIIYPDGKYAALSNTNSILLTDWVKKGGKLILMEGARKILDDKDLVAKEDTARHTSTYAMRERAELSNTTSGNLLQVEVEKTHPLAFRINDSSIYILNQVTDFVKLPKDFTPVLKTSAKPNIMGFVGANKKAQLANSLFLGVKEVDKGKIIWFGFNPLFRAIPNQGQTIFENCFLYSEF; translated from the coding sequence ATGAAAAATTACATTGCCCTATTCCTTCTACTTTGTAGTATTAGCCTATCAGCGCAGATTAAGTCGCCTGAAGAATTCTTAGGCTACCCGATTGGTACAAAATTTACCTACCACCATCAGATAGTAGCCTATAGTCGTTATTTAGCTGCACAAAGTAATGGTTTAGCGCAATGGCATGTGTATGGGCAAACAAGCGAGGGGCGTGAGCAAGGACAAATGCTCATCGCGAATCTACCGACTGGTGTGAGTCTTGAGCAAGTGCAGCAAAATCACCAGAAGCGTATTCAAGGCGAAAAAACCGACCCTTTACTCCCAGTGATTATTAATTTATCTTTTAATGTGCACGGAAATGAAGCGGCCGGAAGTGAAGCCGCATTGAATACCTTGTATTCTTTGATTTCTAAACCCAATAAATCCATTCCTTATGTCATTTTGATTGATCCTTGCATTAATCCGGATGGTCGTGATGCTTATGTCACGCAATACAATCGCCGCAATTACTTACCAGGTGGAAATCCAGATCCAAACGATCAAGAGCATTACGAGGGTATCACTTCAGGACGTTATAATCATTTCTCCTTTGACTTAAACCGGGATTGGGTTTGGCAGACACAGAAAGAAACGCAGCAGCGTTTGAAGTTCTACCGTTCTTGGATGCCCATGATGCATGCGGATTTTCACGAGCAAAGTTTCCAACACTCGTATTACTTCCCGCCGGCAGCGAAACCCTATTTGAATTTCATCGCTCAGTCAACTAAGGATTTACAAGAAAGTGTAGGACGTTCATTTTCGAAGTTATTTGATGAAAAGAAATGGCCATATTTCACTTCAGAGGTCTATGATTTATTATATCCTGGTTATGGAGATACTTACCCAGTCTTGAATGGCGCATTAGGAATGACCTTAGAGCAAGGGGGAATTAGAGGTGGATTAATTTCTGCCAAAATCGACGGCGACACCATTTCACTAGTGGATCGCGTGAAGCATCACTCGGCTCTAGCACTAAATTTAGTAGAATGGTCTTTAGCGAATGCAGAAAGTTTGAAAACTTCTTTTTATGGTGTGCATGATAAGTCGAGGACGACTCCGTCGAATAAGTTTTCCTATTATTTTGTGCCAGAAAAGGAATTAGAAAAAGGTCAGGAGTTTATCCAATTATTAGAGAAAAATAATATCACCTATTTGAAAAATATGGGTGTTACAAAGTCAACCCAGGCATATGATTATTCTACACTGAAGCAGTTTACATTGTCTGATAAATCTATTGGATTATTAATTCCTGCCAAACAGTCATCTGCGCCATTGATTCAAGCTTTATTGGACCCTACTATTGCTTTGGAAGATTCTATGACTTACGATATCACAGCTTGGAATCTGTTTCAATTAAATGGCATAAAAGCCTATGGAGTAAATGAAAATGTGTTTACTGTGGTTAAAGATCATGAAGGAGAAAGGTTGTTAGATCTTGATACGTCAGTGCATATAGCCTATATTGCAACGCCTAAAGTTCCATCCTTAACTCAAAAATTAATTCATTCGGCAATTCAAATTGGCGCTTTAGTTACTTTTTCGGATGTGCAAAATGGAGAAATTATTATTTCGTTTACTCATGTGAATAACGCAGATCGTGTTAAGTTTTTACAAAAAATGGAAAAGCTTAATATATTTCTAGAATCTCTCGACTCCTACCGTTCAAAAACAAGCTACGACCTTGGTTCCACCCACTTTAAACCCATTTTCATCCCTAAGATCGCCGTAGTAGTCGATCCATCAAACGACGTAAATCAACAAGGGGAACTAGCCTATTTCTTAACTCAGAAATATGGTTTTAAGCCTTCGTTAATCCCATCGACGCAATTATTCAAGTCGAATCTGTTCAATTACACGCACATCATTTATCCAGATGGCAAGTATGCTGCCCTCTCGAATACGAATTCGATTCTATTAACTGATTGGGTAAAAAAAGGTGGTAAACTGATTTTAATGGAGGGTGCTCGAAAGATTTTAGACGATAAAGATTTAGTGGCGAAAGAAGATACAGCAAGGCATACGTCAACCTATGCTATGCGAGAACGGGCAGAATTATCCAATACCACTTCAGGGAATCTATTGCAAGTGGAAGTGGAAAAGACCCATCCTTTGGCATTCAGAATTAACGATTCGTCGATTTATATCTTAAATCAAGTAACTGATTTTGTGAAGCTTCCGAAAGATTTTACTCCTGTTTTAAAAACTTCTGCTAAACCGAATATTATGGGCTTTGTAGGGGCAAATAAGAAAGCTCAACTAGCTAATTCTTTATTTTTAGGCGTTAAAGAAGTGGATAAAGGCAAAATCATTTGGTTTGGTTTTAATCCTTTATTCCGTGCGATTCCTAATCAAGGTCAAACTATTTTTGAAAACTGCTTCCTTTATTCAGAATTCTAA
- the fucP gene encoding L-fucose:H+ symporter permease yields the protein MALPLNDDQPTLKNSESTSYTIPLILVTSLFFLWGLANSLNGSLVKQFQTALDLQRWQANIVETAFYFGYFAMALPAGYVMKKMGYKAGILVGLVLYAAGSFLFYPAAEVRIYGFFLAALFLMASGIAFLETAANLYVTVLGDPKKGDFRLNLAQSFNGMSIILGPIIGGLFIFSEKEYTREMIQALPAAEAEAIRISQAASVQMPYLIIGLVVALVAILFVFTKMPELQSAEESTSKVTIASLLKRKHLVLGILAQFLNVGAQVSLWGNFVDLKLDLAKNDNLWIVDKIYQISDTMSPTQIASFHASFAFILFLLGRFLGTYLMGRIASNKVLGIYAIGAVISVAVAMFGGGIAALLALIAVYFFQSIMFPTIFALSCKGLGDGSKLASSLIIMSIVGGALVPPLTASLFKVGTVAALSVPLLCFAYIVFFAYKGFEIKD from the coding sequence ATGGCATTACCTCTAAACGACGATCAACCTACTTTAAAGAATTCGGAATCTACCTCGTATACGATTCCACTCATCTTAGTCACTAGCTTATTCTTTTTGTGGGGACTAGCTAACAGTTTAAACGGCTCCTTAGTCAAGCAATTCCAAACTGCACTTGATTTACAACGCTGGCAAGCCAATATCGTGGAGACGGCCTTTTATTTTGGCTATTTCGCGATGGCACTACCTGCCGGTTATGTGATGAAGAAAATGGGCTATAAAGCAGGAATCCTAGTGGGTTTAGTCCTTTATGCTGCCGGATCATTCTTATTTTACCCTGCAGCTGAGGTACGTATTTACGGATTTTTCTTAGCGGCCTTATTTTTAATGGCTTCAGGAATTGCCTTTTTAGAGACAGCTGCAAACTTGTATGTGACGGTATTAGGGGATCCTAAAAAAGGAGATTTCCGATTGAACTTAGCGCAGTCATTCAATGGTATGAGTATTATTTTAGGACCCATCATTGGTGGATTATTCATCTTCTCTGAGAAAGAATACACCAGAGAAATGATTCAAGCGCTTCCTGCTGCGGAAGCTGAAGCCATTCGAATAAGCCAAGCCGCTTCTGTACAAATGCCTTATTTAATCATCGGACTTGTAGTCGCATTAGTTGCCATCCTATTTGTATTCACAAAAATGCCTGAATTACAGTCGGCTGAAGAATCAACTAGCAAAGTAACCATAGCCAGTTTATTAAAGCGTAAACATTTAGTTTTAGGGATATTAGCGCAGTTTTTAAATGTAGGGGCACAGGTTTCTCTTTGGGGAAATTTTGTGGATTTGAAATTGGATTTAGCGAAAAACGACAATTTGTGGATAGTAGATAAAATCTACCAAATATCTGATACGATGAGCCCCACGCAGATCGCTAGTTTCCATGCTTCTTTTGCCTTTATCTTGTTTTTACTGGGTAGATTCTTAGGAACCTATTTAATGGGAAGAATTGCCTCAAACAAAGTGTTAGGCATATATGCCATAGGAGCAGTGATTTCTGTAGCCGTTGCGATGTTTGGAGGTGGTATAGCTGCTTTATTAGCTTTAATCGCTGTTTATTTCTTCCAATCCATTATGTTCCCGACCATATTCGCCTTGTCATGTAAAGGCCTTGGAGATGGATCAAAATTAGCATCCTCTTTAATTATTATGTCTATTGTAGGCGGTGCCCTTGTTCCACCGTTAACCGCGTCTTTATTCAAAGTAGGTACAGTAGCCGCTTTAAGTGTACCATTACTGTGTTTCGCTTATATCGTATTTTTCGCTTACAAAGGATTTGAAATCAAAGACTAA
- a CDS encoding alpha-L-fucosidase: protein MKRFTLIFALLSYSLFAQKVAPVYPVPSAKQLAWSELEYYGFIHFNMNTFTNVEWGEGKESPSSFNPTALDCNQWARIAKKAGMKGLILTAKHHDGFALYPSKYTSHSVAKSPWKNGKGDVVKELSEACKKYGLKLGIYLSPWDRFHPDYGTDDYNQVYAKMQEELLTNYGPIFEFWYDGANGEGPNGKKQVYDWNLFHSMVNKYQPTAVQFSDAGPDIRWVGNERGYAYDTMWSPILRDKIYPGCPDFDNYRNGQENGTHWVSPEVDVSIRPGWYYHPEQDNKVKTPDSLLKIYAASVGRNANLLLNIPVDTRGLIHKNDSASLMGFASIRAKSLVNLLKKNINDPLFDGKSSTFWMATPTKNDIYVELKTPLSINNIMLQEPIALGQRVSAFEVELIDESGNKEVIKAGTIGHKRMVTFRERKLKSFQIRFTGSRGPVLISNLEAYRFISTRNEPLFQ, encoded by the coding sequence ATGAAAAGATTCACTCTCATATTTGCTCTTTTAAGCTATTCGCTATTTGCTCAAAAGGTAGCCCCTGTCTACCCTGTTCCCTCTGCTAAGCAATTAGCTTGGTCGGAATTAGAGTATTATGGTTTCATACATTTTAATATGAACACGTTTACGAATGTGGAATGGGGCGAGGGAAAAGAAAGTCCGTCTTCTTTCAATCCTACAGCCTTGGATTGTAATCAATGGGCTAGAATTGCAAAGAAGGCTGGAATGAAGGGACTGATTTTGACGGCGAAGCATCATGATGGATTTGCCCTTTATCCCTCTAAATATACCTCACATTCAGTGGCGAAATCACCATGGAAGAATGGAAAGGGGGATGTGGTGAAGGAATTATCTGAGGCCTGTAAAAAATACGGGTTAAAACTAGGCATCTATCTATCGCCTTGGGATCGTTTCCACCCAGATTATGGAACAGATGATTATAACCAGGTGTATGCCAAAATGCAGGAGGAATTATTAACGAACTACGGACCCATTTTTGAGTTTTGGTACGACGGCGCCAATGGTGAAGGACCTAATGGAAAAAAGCAGGTGTATGATTGGAATTTATTCCACTCAATGGTAAACAAATACCAGCCTACTGCGGTGCAATTCTCCGATGCTGGTCCTGACATTCGTTGGGTAGGAAACGAGCGAGGATATGCTTATGATACAATGTGGAGTCCTATTTTACGCGATAAGATCTATCCAGGATGTCCTGATTTTGACAATTATAGAAATGGTCAAGAAAATGGAACCCATTGGGTTTCTCCTGAAGTGGATGTGTCTATTCGTCCAGGTTGGTACTACCATCCGGAGCAGGATAATAAGGTCAAGACACCTGATTCTTTATTAAAGATTTACGCTGCTTCAGTAGGCCGTAATGCAAATCTTTTATTAAATATTCCAGTTGATACGCGTGGATTGATTCATAAGAATGATTCCGCTTCCTTGATGGGATTTGCGTCGATTCGGGCAAAGTCGCTTGTTAATCTTTTGAAGAAAAATATAAATGATCCCTTATTTGATGGGAAGAGCTCTACCTTTTGGATGGCAACTCCTACAAAGAATGATATATACGTTGAATTAAAGACCCCTCTTAGCATAAACAACATCATGCTTCAAGAGCCCATTGCCTTAGGTCAAAGAGTAAGTGCTTTTGAAGTAGAATTAATCGATGAATCGGGTAATAAAGAAGTGATAAAGGCGGGTACAATAGGTCACAAGCGAATGGTCACCTTCAGGGAGCGGAAACTAAAAAGCTTCCAAATTAGATTTACAGGTTCAAGAGGTCCTGTTTTAATTTCTAATTTAGAAGCTTATCGGTTTATTTCAACACGTAACGAACCGCTTTTCCAGTAA
- the dapA gene encoding 4-hydroxy-tetrahydrodipicolinate synthase, protein MQSLPKFHGVAPALVTPMNEDRSINWDGLKKLIQHVSNGGVDYLVVQGTTGESATTTADEKKQIVSTIQEANTKNLPIVYGLGGNNTESLINQIKQTSFDGIDAILSVCPYYNKPSARGVIAHYEAIADACPVPVIMYNIPGRTGINMSAETVLKLSEHKNIIGIKEASCIIEQCMEIVYHKPEDFLLISGDDVQAVPIISIGGVGVMSVIANAFPQQFTTMIHHALAGDYRSAQKELGKFLTIDPYLYEEGNPVGVKKLLENQGLFGAQVRMPLASASAELGQKLAQISQQEGLNK, encoded by the coding sequence ATGCAATCATTACCTAAATTTCACGGCGTTGCGCCAGCACTAGTTACACCCATGAACGAGGATCGTTCTATTAACTGGGATGGCCTAAAGAAATTAATTCAACACGTGAGTAACGGAGGGGTTGATTATTTAGTTGTTCAAGGGACGACTGGAGAATCTGCGACAACCACAGCAGATGAGAAGAAACAAATCGTTTCTACCATTCAAGAGGCTAATACAAAGAACTTACCTATCGTTTATGGATTAGGCGGAAACAATACGGAGTCGTTGATTAATCAAATCAAACAAACTTCGTTCGATGGAATTGACGCCATTTTGTCTGTTTGTCCTTATTACAATAAACCAAGTGCAAGAGGCGTAATCGCACATTATGAAGCAATTGCAGATGCTTGTCCGGTTCCAGTCATTATGTACAATATTCCTGGTAGAACAGGGATTAATATGTCAGCCGAAACGGTATTAAAGCTTTCGGAACATAAAAATATCATTGGTATTAAGGAGGCATCTTGCATCATTGAGCAATGTATGGAGATTGTTTACCACAAGCCAGAAGACTTTTTATTAATCTCTGGAGATGATGTGCAAGCTGTGCCTATCATTTCAATTGGGGGTGTGGGTGTTATGTCTGTGATTGCAAACGCGTTTCCTCAGCAGTTTACCACGATGATTCACCACGCATTGGCAGGGGATTATCGTTCAGCCCAAAAAGAATTAGGCAAATTCCTGACCATCGACCCGTATTTATACGAAGAGGGAAATCCAGTAGGAGTGAAGAAATTATTAGAGAATCAAGGGTTGTTTGGTGCTCAGGTTCGCATGCCATTAGCTAGCGCATCCGCAGAGTTAGGGCAAAAATTAGCTCAAATTAGTCAACAAGAAGGTTTAAATAAATAA
- a CDS encoding heavy metal-binding domain-containing protein: MIQKACKFLLVLSVVGCSKNIKPSTYYTNDFKNGGVERHDGLGFEVPVKYDIDVVYFNDHPKQSYEDIETIKMSGEVPLEDKQTQNGKMLYRGNHQDKKQEILRQMVEKAKELGATALIDVKYSVYSTQTASGFTFTGKAVRYVLK, from the coding sequence ATGATTCAGAAAGCATGTAAGTTTCTTCTCGTATTATCTGTGGTAGGTTGTTCTAAGAACATCAAACCTTCTACCTATTATACGAATGATTTTAAAAATGGTGGGGTCGAGCGACACGATGGTTTAGGTTTTGAAGTTCCTGTGAAATACGATATTGATGTTGTGTATTTTAATGATCATCCGAAACAGAGCTATGAGGATATCGAAACCATCAAAATGTCAGGAGAAGTTCCATTAGAGGACAAGCAAACCCAAAATGGGAAGATGCTATACCGAGGAAACCACCAGGATAAAAAGCAAGAAATCCTTCGTCAAATGGTTGAAAAGGCCAAAGAATTAGGTGCAACCGCCCTCATTGACGTTAAATATTCTGTTTACAGCACTCAAACAGCGAGCGGCTTTACCTTTACTGGAAAAGCGGTTCGTTACGTGTTGAAATAA
- the ligA gene encoding NAD-dependent DNA ligase LigA, with the protein MDINQRMNELIEKINLYNEAYYQQNESIISDQAFDQLLAELIKLEQENPLFARSDSPTQKVGGTITKEFKSVTHQFPMLSLGNTYNETDLRDFDERVKKGLEGEKFEYVCELKFDGVALSFWYTNGVLQKGVTRGDGTRGDDITANVKTIKSLPTRVNSTVLPTTYEIRGEGYMPITSFDRINAEKIAKGDQPLANPRNAASGTFKMQDSAEVARREMECFIYSYLGNENPFNSHSEALEHLKSVGFSVSPTYRVCSSINEVLTYIEDWSEKRNDLPLNTDGIVIKVNDFGQQERLGFTAKSPRWAIAFKYPSEIARTRINSVSYQVGRTGNVTPVANLEPVYLAGTVIKRASIHNANEMERLDLREGDTVFIEKGGEIIPKITGVDTSARKEGNAFIFPHHCPSCNTELIRLEGEANHYCPNDTGCPPQIKGKIEHFIARKALNIENLGTETVDLLFEKGIVQNVADLYDLNAEKFIGLEGFQSKSIQNILSSVEKSKQIPFRQVLFGLGIRHVGATIAEKLVLHFHSLENLVQANLEELIAVPEIGERIALSVLEYFADSENRAIIERLRTAGVQFSEEISEIVLETTALEGKTFVISGVFSHFDRDGLKAKIIANGGKVVSSISAKLDYLVAGENMGPAKLEKANSLSIPIISEDEFIALLS; encoded by the coding sequence ATGGATATAAATCAGCGGATGAATGAACTCATTGAGAAGATCAATCTCTATAATGAGGCCTATTATCAACAGAATGAAAGTATTATTTCGGATCAAGCATTCGATCAATTACTCGCTGAATTAATCAAATTAGAGCAAGAAAATCCACTTTTTGCTCGTTCGGATAGCCCCACTCAAAAAGTAGGCGGCACCATTACCAAAGAATTCAAATCTGTTACCCATCAATTCCCCATGTTATCCTTAGGGAATACTTACAATGAAACCGATTTACGGGATTTTGATGAGCGGGTTAAAAAAGGGTTAGAAGGAGAGAAATTCGAATACGTATGTGAATTGAAATTTGATGGGGTAGCCTTGTCATTTTGGTACACAAACGGGGTTTTACAAAAAGGGGTAACAAGAGGAGATGGAACGCGAGGGGATGATATTACAGCGAATGTAAAGACCATCAAAAGTTTACCCACCCGCGTTAATTCTACGGTTTTACCCACCACCTATGAAATCAGAGGCGAAGGCTATATGCCTATTACTTCCTTTGATCGAATTAATGCGGAGAAGATTGCTAAAGGAGATCAACCCTTAGCCAACCCTCGCAATGCGGCTTCCGGAACTTTCAAAATGCAGGATTCTGCTGAAGTTGCTCGAAGAGAGATGGAATGCTTTATTTATTCCTATTTAGGTAATGAGAATCCTTTCAACAGCCATTCGGAGGCATTAGAACATTTAAAATCGGTTGGCTTTAGTGTTTCACCTACGTATCGTGTTTGCTCTTCGATCAATGAGGTATTAACGTATATCGAGGATTGGTCAGAGAAAAGAAATGATCTACCCTTAAATACGGATGGGATTGTAATCAAAGTCAATGATTTTGGACAACAGGAAAGGTTAGGTTTTACGGCCAAATCTCCTCGCTGGGCGATTGCCTTCAAATATCCGTCTGAAATTGCCCGTACACGCATCAACTCTGTTTCTTATCAAGTAGGCAGAACCGGAAATGTGACTCCAGTCGCTAATCTAGAGCCCGTTTACTTAGCAGGAACGGTCATCAAACGTGCCTCTATTCACAATGCGAATGAAATGGAAAGACTGGATTTACGAGAAGGTGATACCGTTTTCATTGAAAAAGGAGGTGAGATCATACCAAAGATTACGGGTGTTGACACTTCTGCCAGAAAAGAAGGAAATGCCTTTATTTTTCCACACCACTGCCCTTCATGTAATACTGAACTTATTCGTTTAGAAGGAGAAGCAAACCACTACTGTCCCAACGACACCGGTTGTCCACCACAAATTAAAGGTAAGATCGAACATTTCATTGCCAGAAAAGCCTTGAACATCGAAAACCTAGGAACAGAAACGGTCGATTTATTATTCGAAAAAGGAATTGTCCAAAATGTGGCAGACCTCTATGATTTAAATGCAGAGAAATTCATTGGATTAGAAGGTTTTCAGTCTAAATCAATTCAAAACATACTTTCCAGCGTAGAAAAATCGAAGCAAATCCCGTTTCGACAAGTTCTATTTGGCCTAGGTATACGTCACGTGGGAGCAACCATCGCGGAAAAATTAGTCCTTCATTTTCACTCGTTAGAGAATTTAGTGCAGGCTAACCTAGAAGAATTAATCGCAGTGCCTGAAATAGGGGAGCGGATTGCTCTTAGTGTTTTGGAATACTTTGCGGATTCCGAAAATAGAGCAATCATCGAGCGCCTGAGAACGGCTGGGGTGCAATTTTCCGAAGAAATAAGTGAAATAGTTTTAGAAACAACGGCCTTAGAAGGTAAAACTTTCGTAATTTCGGGTGTATTTAGCCATTTTGATCGAGACGGGTTAAAGGCAAAAATCATCGCTAACGGCGGAAAAGTCGTTTCCAGTATTTCTGCCAAGTTAGATTACCTAGTCGCCGGTGAAAATATGGGACCAGCGAAACTAGAAAAAGCCAATTCATTATCCATACCAATTATATCGGAGGACGAGTTTATTGCCCTTCTTTCTTAA
- the rpe gene encoding ribulose-phosphate 3-epimerase, translating to MRNLIIAPSVLACDFLNIGSEVLMLNESKADWIHIDVMDGVFVPNISFGFPVLEAINKVATKVLDVHLMIEKPEQYIMTFAKAGAKVITVHYEACPHVHRTIQQIKDAGCLAGVAINPGTPVEVYEDIIADLDLALIMSVNPGFGGQKFIPNAINKTKRLAEMAAKAGNTSLKIEIDGGVTMANAADLYQAGADVLVAGSFVFASKDPKATIAELLSVAN from the coding sequence ATGAGAAATTTGATCATCGCCCCCTCGGTTTTAGCCTGTGATTTTTTAAACATAGGTTCAGAAGTACTCATGTTGAATGAATCTAAAGCAGATTGGATTCACATTGACGTGATGGATGGGGTTTTTGTGCCTAATATTTCTTTTGGTTTTCCGGTTTTGGAAGCCATCAATAAAGTCGCTACAAAGGTGCTTGACGTTCATTTAATGATCGAAAAGCCGGAACAATATATTATGACGTTTGCCAAAGCAGGCGCCAAAGTCATCACCGTGCACTACGAAGCTTGTCCTCATGTTCATCGTACGATTCAGCAGATTAAAGACGCAGGTTGTTTGGCAGGTGTCGCTATCAATCCGGGTACACCAGTAGAGGTTTACGAAGACATTATTGCGGATTTAGATTTAGCTTTGATTATGTCGGTTAATCCCGGTTTTGGAGGTCAAAAATTCATTCCAAACGCCATCAATAAAACAAAGCGCTTAGCTGAAATGGCTGCCAAGGCAGGAAATACATCCTTGAAGATTGAAATAGATGGAGGCGTTACGATGGCGAATGCAGCGGATTTATATCAGGCTGGTGCAGATGTCTTAGTGGCAGGAAGTTTTGTTTTTGCTTCTAAAGATCCGAAGGCAACTATTGCTGAACTTTTGTCCGTAGCGAATTAA
- a CDS encoding Dabb family protein, which produces MFVHVVNFWLKKGLSAEDIALFEAGVQSLADVETVDVFSVGKPASTDRPVIDRSYDYCLLTTFEDEKGHDYYQTAPIHLEFIKNCAHLWDKVLIYDSESM; this is translated from the coding sequence ATGTTTGTACACGTTGTAAATTTTTGGTTAAAAAAAGGGTTAAGCGCTGAAGATATCGCGCTTTTTGAGGCAGGCGTCCAGTCATTAGCTGACGTGGAGACGGTGGATGTATTTAGCGTAGGGAAACCGGCTAGTACTGATCGTCCCGTGATCGATCGCTCGTATGATTATTGTTTATTAACTACGTTTGAAGACGAAAAAGGGCACGATTATTACCAAACGGCTCCTATTCACTTAGAGTTTATTAAAAACTGTGCCCACCTTTGGGATAAAGTATTGATCTATGATTCAGAAAGCATGTAA